In Vitis vinifera cultivar Pinot Noir 40024 chromosome 17, ASM3070453v1, one genomic interval encodes:
- the LOC100245106 gene encoding NEP1-interacting protein-like 2, whose amino-acid sequence MEHGGFEEGGEIRVYHYIPRLIAGALSGALTGVFALAGAFTGAITGAIAGRASDSGVLRGAGLGAIAGAVLSVEVLEASRAYWCSDRSNSQNSLSITDFIEELLRGRIVEESFTPAVLTTYRWQVSIGNLSYDEMYDVYGEVASRGLSGDSLKKLPCHVILDEIKAAQSNCCTICLQDIEVGEIARSLPWCHHTFHLACVDKWLIRHGTCPVCRRNV is encoded by the exons ATGGAACATGGGGGTTTTGAAGAAGGAGGTGAGATTAGGGTTTATCATTATATTCCCAGATTGATCGCTGGCGCCCTTTCCGGCGCTCTCACCGGTGTTTTTGCTCTCG CTGGTGCTTTCACGGGGGCTATCACTGGTGCTATAGCAGGTAGAGCTTCTGACAGTGGTGTCCTCCGTGGAGCTGGACTTGGTGCCATTGCTGGGGCTGTTTTGTCTGTTGAGGTTTTGGAGGCTTCCCGTGCTTACTGGTGTTCAGACCGATCCAACTCACAGAACTCCTTATCTATT ACAGATTTCATAGAGGAGCTTCTCCGTGGGAGAATTGTAGAGGAATCGTTCACACCAGCAGTGTTAACTACTTACCGATGGCAG GTTAGCATTGGTAACTTAAGCTATGATGAGATGTATGATGTCTATGGTGAAGTTGCATCCAGGGGTCTGTCAGGGGACTCACTGAAGAAACTACCATGCCATGTAATCTTGGATGAAATTAAGGCAGCACAGAGCAACTGCTGCACAATATGTTTGCAG GATATTGAAGTTGGGGAAATTGCAAGGAGCTTGCCTTGGTGCCATCACACATTTCACTTGGCATGTGTGGACAAGTGGCTTATAAGACATGGCACGTGCCCTGTGTGCAGGCGCAATGTTTGA